The Salvia miltiorrhiza cultivar Shanhuang (shh) chromosome 2, IMPLAD_Smil_shh, whole genome shotgun sequence DNA window TGTGGTTGAGACGAGTCAAGATGTCATCCATGAGTCCTTCCCGTTTGAGCATACTTATGAAATTGCCTCTGTGCCTTGGTTTGCTGATATTGTCAAATACCTTGCTTGTGGGGAATTAAGACCCGATCTAACATCCCAAGAGAGGAAAAAGTTTTTGGCTACTTGCAGGCAATATTATTGGGAAGACCCTTACCTCTTCAAGTTGGGAAAGGACGAGGTGATTCGGAGATGCATCCCGGATGTGGAgtaacaacaagtgttgaagcTTTGTCATGATGCCCATTGTGATGGGCATTTTGGTGGACAAAAGACGGCTCACAAGGTCCTCCAATCCGGTTTGTTTTGGCCCACTCTTTTCAAAGATGCTCATTCTTTTTATCTTGCTTGTGATCGGTGCCAAAGAGTTGGGAACATTGGGCGCAAGAATGAAATGCCCCTCACGAGCATTCTTGTTGTTGAgatttttgatgtgtggggcataGATTTCATGGGCCCCTTTCCTATGTCTTACGGTTTTGAGTATATCTTGCTTGTCGTCgattatgtgtccaagtgggttgaagccatcCCCAcaaggacatgtgatgctaatgtcgtCTTGAGGTTTGTGCAGGAGAACATATTGTGTAGGTTTGGATTCCCCAAGGCCATAATCAGTGATGGTGGCaaacacttctgcaacaagctTTTTGAGAAGCTTATGAGGAAAAACGGCATCACTCACAAGGTGGCCACACCCTACCATCCTCAGACCTCGGGGCAAGCCGAAACAAGTAATTGGAAAATCAAGGGCATACTGGAAAAGATGGTCCAACCCTCCCGTAAGGATTGGTCTCTTAAGCTCAATGATGCCTTGTGGGCGTATCGCACCGCCTTCAAAGGAGTCCTGGGAATGAGCCCCTACCGCCTTGTCTACGGTAAAGCATGCCACTTACCAGTGGAGGTTGAGCACCGAGCATATTGGGCAATCAAGGCCACAAATTGCGACCTTACAAACGCGGGGAAGCACAGAGCATTGCAAATGGAAGAGCTCGATGAATTACGCAACGAGGCGTACGAGAATGTAAGGATCTACAAAGATAAAGTCAAGAGGTTGCATGATAGCCGTATTGTGCCAAAGAATCTCCAACCCGGAATGAAGGTTCTTTTGTTCAACTCAAGGTTGAAACTCTTCCCGGGCAAGCTCAAGTCTCGTTGGAGTGGACCTTTCATTTTTAAGGAGATTCTCCCTCATGGCGCTGTGATATTAAGCAAGGAGAAAAACGAAGAGACGTTTACCGTCAACGGGCATAGGGTGAAGCCCTACTTGGAGCATGAAGTGGTTGCTGTTGTAGTGGAGTCCCAAGCACTCCACGACCCAACGTTTTGACAAGCTTAATACCGTCGAGCTCTCGACCTTAACTAGAGCGCttcgtgggaggcaacccacgtttcttctctcctattttcctttttgttttgtgtGGAGCGAGTTCTTGAGGTGTTGTATCCTGTTGTTGCTGGTTTTAGTTGGGTTTTCATTGGTGTTTTATTGTGGTGTTGCAGGAAATAAGCTTACCGGACTGTCCCCGAGCTTGAAGGATGCGTTTTTGGCTGCTGGATagcaaaaatcagaaaaaggcCGAAGGGgaggggcggcggcgccgtctcacggcggccgccatccacggcgccgccgcctcacggcgggcgccgccacTTGCGCACCaccaaaatcttcaaacacTTCACAAAACGCCGAAGGGGGGGGACGAAACGGGCGCCTCCACTTTTAAAGTTGCCATATGCCACAAACCCCGAAGGGGggtcacggcggcgccgtgccaCAGCGGCCGCCGTCGCCCCCCAAACCCAGCCCAGCCCTAACCCAACTCAGCCCGGCCCGGCCCACTCCCTTTTTAAAgacccaaaccctagctgcctcACACCCACctcccgcctctctctcccacGCCTCTCTCCTTTCCTTCCCAAACtcctcaccaccaccaccacttcCACCACCCTCAGCCACCACAGCCCAGCCCACACCCACCATCACCACCGCCACTCTCCGCCACACGCCCACAGCCGCAGCTGCCGCCGCAGCTCCGTCCAACACCGCCACCCACACTCACCTCCGCCACCACTCTCCCTTCGCCTCCAACCACCACCAACCTCCCTCCCCGTCGCCctgcacagcagcagcagcccggcagCCCACCTCCTGCCGCTGCCCCGCCACCACCTTCAGTAGACCACGGCCGTTGCCGTGCtccactgccgccgccgtcttcacggccgccgccgtctccACAGCAGCCCAGAGTCTGCACGGCCGTCGCGGTCACCACAGCTGCCTCCGTCCGCCTCCTCCCATGGATAATCTCACCACCTACAAGCGCCGCCGCCACCTCATAGTCGACGAGGACGAGGATCAGGCCCCACCTAGCCCTCCGACCTCTTCTAGCCGCCCGCCGGCCTCTTCTATCCGCCCTCTCCCGCCCCCCCTCGCCACCGAAGGATATCCGGCATGTCTATAATGCTCCTTTTGCCATCTAAGAAGACTGGGAGGGCACTCGGTGGAAGGCCCTTAAAGGGAAGCAAGTCACCCAGCCTCGATGTCTTGATTGGCCACTGCTCCGAAGGTTGAAACTTGACCAAGACATAGAGACACATTTGAAGAATTTGGGACTCTTCAAGTTTTCACAAACCACGCCGCCGGGCTTGCTTCCATTGCACTTGGAGTTCCTTTGCACCCTCAACATGACCGTCGACAAGTCCGAACTCCATTGTCGCATGCTCAATACGCCATGCGTCGTCACCTACCGGATCATGAATGACGTCTTTGGGTTTCACCCGAAGCGATTGAAGGGAATCCCAGATACGTGGGTGCCCGCTAAAGCTTGGAAAGAATTGACGGGGTTGCCCACTTGGACCGGCCAGGGTGCTCCGAGCAACCAACTCATTGACGCCGACATCGGCGTGCTCCACAAGTTCCTATCTTTCTGCATTGTGGGCAAGGAGCAGGCAAACAAAGTCAATGCATCCGAACTCTATATGCTATGGTGTGCAAAGCGCAAGAAGAAGATTGACGCCACCACCATCATTTGGAACCAGCTTCACAGCATGGCCCGGTACGGGGGTTTCAAGCCCTCCCTGAGCCCGATCTCTACCGCCCTGGCCGTCCATTTCCGCCTCTTCCCGCCGACCCAGGTCCCCGCCCACCTGCGCGCCTCTGAGACAAGGACGATTGATCGCTCTGAGCTAAAGCATTTGTGGCCTCTGATTTCACCATCATTCCACAGGCCAAACGCCCCAATGTTCGTGCAATCTTGCAGCAATTCAACCGGGGCGAGGGCACGTCATCCTCGGCGCGCCATGTCTTAGCTGACAATGATGAGgacgatgatgaggaggaggaggagcctGCACCACCACCGTCGTTCACATATGATCCCGAGGCCGGCCCCTCCAATGCCTTTCAGCAGTTTCAGGCCCACTTTGACGAGTCCTTTGGCCAGTTCCGCCAGGAGGTCTCCTCCCATTTTGATACAGTGGAGGACTCGGTGGGTGGCATCTACGCCAGGATTGATGACATTTATGGTCATCTGGACCATCTGGGAGGCCACGTGACGCCCATGCAGCAACAGTTGGGCGACGTCTATGGCCGTGTCAATACCATTGGCGGAGAGGTCACGCGCTTGCGTGAACAGGTGTCATCATATGATGCTCGGTTTGCCCAATACAACCAGGGCCTCACCGACGCCAACCAGGGACTCACTGACACCAACTACTACATCGCCGACCTCGAGAGGCAGTGGGCCGCCTTCTCCTTGCAGAACCAGGACCAGTTCCGGCACCCCCAGGCCCCCCTCGGGGCCCCTACTGAGCTTCCTCTTACCCACCCTTGTACATATTTTttgtctttcttttctttcttgttttatgctgttttttttttctcttgtgGGTTTTGTGGTCGCTTGTTTTATAGGTTCTTGGTCGCCGCTCTCCCTACCGTCGTCGCCGTGTTGGCTGCACTACTATTCAGGGATGTTCTCTAACTTTCTTctttttatgccctgaggacagtgcGCGTTTTTCTTTGTGGGGGAGGGGCGTTATTTATTTGTTGTGGGGGTCTTATGGTCCTGTCTTGGTTGTGTTGTTGATTGTGCCACATGCGGATTTTATGATGCTTTATCATTACGTTGCATGCTTGGTTGTGGTGCCCGGTTGCTTgtcttggggcgaatggtccccttctcttgtcttcttgcttgtttttaagcATATCACGTGATTGATGGTGATTcactggcgattctggattgtgtctgtttggtttgttgtccttgtttttcgtgattgatttgttcccaatgaagtgtaattagtttaaggttttggtgcaacaccctgatgagcaactcttgacgtgatttgtccggtagatgctaaggggagtgttttcagtgcaatttcctaatatctgtctctgttttgaattgtttggttggttgttgagtttctgatagtctgggtctctgctcctctaatgatttcattatgagcatgggaaaccacacgagaacattttggatcacctccaaaagtgcaatctcgtgaattatggcccatctattaagagcgaaaataacttaacccaaataaaaaaaaaagagagagaagtgtAACGCGAAAAGTGAAtatgaaaaaggaatgagacatgattgtaaaggaaattgcattaggaaattcacccttagcggagaattgggtctgatcggattgagttgtatcaccttgttgttgcatttttaaatcttagctttgaacacttgattgggggacattgatttcttgaaggacttggattggtttgtgtttgcttggtgagaagaatcgcttgtgggtTTTCTTTCGATTTTGtgtttgttgcttgaggacaagcaaggatttgagtgtgggggggttgtttacctcgtGTTTGGGCAGTatttgtttagccctattttgtgatgaatctctgggtgtttacgtgttatattgacttttattttggtctctttcacttaagagttgaatgatttgagcttttgtgctaattttgttgtctcaggattttgtgctcacattgattgatatgtgaacaaaattaaagtcagaatttagttgaatggtctgaagaagaatcaaagttcgtctcgatacgagtccgtaggcgaaaacggatctaaaatccgacttgaaacgagggagaacggaccaaaacaaaaacgctgcgcattgcagtctgcgaaaggcatacacggcggcgccgtggcacggcgcgcgccgtgcacggcggccgccgtcccacggcgccgccgcctctgttcagatccgaaagtacgatttttcgattaaaaacccctttctagggttttacttaTCATCTTCGAACCCAGCAGCCTCTAGAGGcgatttccacatttttccttgggtttttagagtttcaaatcaCTTACTTTtgattgtggattcattggattgctttggatgtcaattaacacttcatcggattggttttccttggattgctatgttttgtaagaactccctttgattctctttgcttatgaatcccttggttatttgagtttttgtttcttgtctttgatgaatatgatgattgaagatcattgttgttgattctatattttcttggttatatgaatcttttgttaattgagttttgtgttttatgtatttgatgaatgtgaagattgaagttcattgttgttgattctagattctcttggttttctaaatcctttggtttatttgaatctttattttgtgttttgattaatatgatgattggagataattgttgttgagtttagataatctacgtgattcgtagtttgttgctattgtttacccttttcctttcttgttgatgaatatttagagatttcttttatggagattaagattttcttgcattcgaatcttatgcttgattgagtttcttgcctaggtagttattaatctttgatgtttacaagtttatgatcgtttggtttagtgttggagttggaaactctagttgatttcgttaatgttcaaatgccatgttctagttagttcgtcgttgagttgcttgcgaaattctctttgattgtgtgtgtttgcttaacattcatttgattaaatgttaatatgttatttcgcctagataatcgttgtttatggtgttgaattgatgattgctttctagattgctagtttagaaccctagctttgtttgccttcttgcattcttattggcttgctatcttttgcctagttaactttatatgctttattttaattacgcattagttaatcggagagaaagtgtcagacccaattacccgattagagtgtttagatttcttttaagtttcttgtgagcaatacgattagagccctgctaagtcttccttgtgagacgacttgagtcaccttaccaccctaggacgacctcgtataaattcgagtccatccgttaggtgtttttggatgagtcagtaTTTGCTAGTGTTTCTAccgtgcattcgagcatgttttATACATTTTTGCcttatttttcacgtgctcgatgatctttttggtgTACTAttgtcgtgtgcaggattcgTGAGTCGTTAAGCATTTTCAGCATCGTTTGGAGCGATTTTCGGAAGCAGATTTACGGCtgccgccgtgccacggcggccgcggccccatgGCGCGAGCCGTGCTCTTTTTTTAAGGATTCTGCGAAGCACCCTCATGGCagcgccgtctcacggcggccgccgtccctgttCAAAATCGGCAGTTACGGATTTtcgtataaaaacccatttttagggtttttcttcaCACCTTCGATCAgagcagcctcctaggcgaaTTCCACACCTTTTCCATTGTTTTTAGAGTTTCTAAACATTTACTTTCGCCTTGGGATTCATTGGAACGCTATTGATGTCATTCAACTTTCGATCGGATTAGATTTCTTGGAttgctacgttttgtaagaactcattttgATTCTCTTAGTTTATATGAATCCCTTGGTTTATTTGAAtcattgttttatgcttttgatgaatgtgatgatttgagattATGCTCGTTGAATCTTAATACTTTACGTGAATCATTAGATCGTTTTTGTTGCCTTCGGTTTTCTTTCATTGGAGAATGTTAGGgattctttttatggagattaagattttctttgcattcgaatcttatgcttgatttagtttcttgcctaggtagtaattaatctttgatgtttacgaGTTTATGATCATTTGGtttagtgtttgagttgaaactCTAGTTGATTCCATTAATattcaaatgccatgttctagttCTTATATGTTttctgcattagttaatgtttattgttTCTTCATGTTTACGTCTTGGTGATAGAGTATGAGacagtgtcagacccaatcttctgattagagtgtttagatttccttTCGGTTCCTTGTGAGTAACACGATCAGAGCCCTtttaagtcttccttgtgagacgacttgagtcaccttaccaccctaggacgacctcgtataaattcgagtccatccgctaggtgttttaggatgagtcaaattttgacacccgaaccctagcattcatattttcagttttttttagctttagaattttattgctttctagttttcaaggcttggatcaagattgaagattcaagtcgctacttcagttttattcggtttttatataattcagtttttacaattgttttctctttaattatgtttatgttttatttaaatatgtctagctaatttcctttagctgattctagggtttgtaaatagttgattgaatttatgtgatttatttgttaatacctttgtgccttccagtttatgattcataattcctggtgcttaatttcttgtgaattatctgatcaatagtttgcatgtgtagctattcggtttgagacctagcggagataactgtttagcggattcaggaatgtatgatatgattttaaccttgagacctagcggagataggtggatcatagggagctattcttaggagctattgggagttagtagattttcttgagacctaacggagatagagaatttattaatctacgatcgttgctgctctagcgatagtaattgattaattaagtgatctctcatcataactggattaaactggtacataggattaatagatttattgcgtagatttagttaatgaatttactaccctacgatcagttgtcttttatacttgatattttcctacgtgattttaattattgttatttgcgttttagttaattaaaccttcatTCTTTCGTTTGCCTAAATATTATTAGAGTTTAATTGGGATTACTTAAGGTaattcgtcataatagtccctgtggatacgatactcggttactgattaatTGCTACAATTGCATCTTGTTAGTTGCgatatttgttgctaataatttagtgatcagtcgtgcgcgtactttagaagtcaagcacgattgttGAAGACCTGGAAGAGCTGAGAATGTACTCGAGTAGGGCTGAAAATCTGGTGCCGAGGAGTGACCCAGGAGAACGGCTGAGTTGCCCCTTAAGGCTTATCCtagtctaactttcgcggcttacgatgttTCTGCGCCGAGCATAGACATTGaggccttcgtcgtgcaattaatgccttgaattttgcaattaatgccttgagttgtgccattaatgccttgaattgtgcaattaatgccttgaattgtgcaattaatgccttgaatttgtgcaattaatgccttgaatttgtgcaattaatgccttaagttttgcaattaatgcccctgtcgtgcaattaatgccttgaattttgtaattaataccttgaattgtgcaattaatgcccatgtctaactttcgcggcttacgatatttttgcgcggagcatagacaatcaacgaaccctgtctaactttcgcggcttacaatatTTTTGCACGGAGCATAGACACTGTGAACTAATAACGACTCGGACATTCTGCGCCGACCGAGATAACTGAGATAACTATTTTCCCTGTACTTGAAATAGCTgctctgactgcgctgagatagtcATACTGGTTGCGCTGATATAAttgcactggctgcgctgatatgaTCACTCTGACTGTactaagatagccacactggctgcactgggatagccgcactggctgcgctgatatgaTCATTCTGACTGTactaagatagccacactggctgcactAAGATAACCACACTggctgcactgagatagccgAACGGGCTGAGCTGAGATAGCCGCACGGGCTgagctgagatagccacactggctgtgctgagatagccacactggctaaGATAACTGAAATATCCGCTACGCGGCTGAGTTGTCGTCAAGGCTCAAATATCCTGCTAAGTTTTTCGAAAAAACACACATGgtgacatatactccactcccccccttagtaacatgtgcatgattaaactaaacatgttatgtgtatacTTGTGCTTGGTGTCTTTACTTGTGATGCTAGTGGCAGCGCTGACGTGACTATGGTCCCGAAGTAAgttattcaaattatgtttCAAGTCCCTTTATGTACTTAGTCAATTTATATTCTAGctctaggcacatatgcagaagttgtgcagcttccaagacataGTTATTATTGCATAAATTCCAGCATAGATAATATAAGTCATGCTTATGCCCCAAAGCTAAGGTATAACATTTCCTAGCTCCCCATCATGTTTTCATGCTTCGATGAAATAACCAAGATCATGTATGAGAAACTTTAGTTATGTGATGTACCTGAATCATCACTATTTAGTGGGTTTCCCGTGTTGTAATATAGCGTGTATCACATTTGTTCAAATGTTTTCCCAAAATATGTTTAACCTGCGTTGTAGGAATTCTTGAGCAAAAAGATTAGTACAGCATGAGAGCCCCTAAGGTCAGGGCTGCAAACCAATTATTGAGAATGAATTTAGAAGACAAGTGATCTGGTCTGTCTTGTTGTAGTAAAATGTTTCATGCAGAGCTGAAAATATTCGCCTAAAGCATCCCGGTCAGAGCTAAAAAATAGCCGTCCAGAGCAGCTCGATCatagttaaaaaatatatgtCCAGAGCAGCTCGGTCAGAGCTGAAAAATACACATGGTGGTAGCGCTGAGTCACCACTTGCTAGAGTGGAGTAACCTTTCGTGATATGATATTTATCATATTTGTTCAAGTACATTGCCAAGTTGGATGCGCCGCTAATCAGGAACGAAGAAGAGAGGCGGCCCAAGCTGGCTACACTGCTGATCAAGAACGAAGGAGAGAGGCGGCCCAagctggctgcgctgccgagcagcaatCAAGCGAGAGAACAAGTGAGAGGGGCGGCCCAAGCCGgttgcgctgccgagcagcaatCAAGTGGGAGAACAagtgagagaggcggcgctgccgagcagcaatCGAGCGAGAGAACAAGTGAGAGAGGCGGCACTGCCGAGCAGCAACAAACCCTTTATGAACTGAGTCACCACTTGTTAGTGGATGACCTTTCAAGTGATGGTGATTACCATATTTGTTCAAGTGTTTTCCTCAAAATGTGTCTGTCCTGTGCTGTAAAAATTCTTAGGCACCAACATTAGCAAAATATGAATACCCCGTAAGATAGGGCTGTGAACTCATTATTATAGAAGATATATGATGGAAGACCTGATTGATAACTCATATAAAAATGAAACCCGACAAGCAAATCAGAGAACCCAATGAACAAATCAACACTATTCTGATAGTCAGAAAATCTTGAAATTCCAAGGTCTGGAAGAATATACATATTCCGATTTAAACGTAATAAATCCCCTCAATGCCCATGTCGACGTATCGCCTTCAATAGTTAATGCGTGAGTGTGAAACGAGATTCCCAGAGCATAGAGGTATCTTGCTATGTGCCTGCAGGAGCGATGAGCTGGGCTGCCATTAAGTTGACTTCGGGGCCGCTCAACGTCCCCTCCCATCTTATGGATAAATGCCGAGCTGGCAGTCCCCAGAAATTTCGGTCAGTGCTGTCGCGTACCGCCCACTAATTCGGGAGTTCTCGTGAATAAATATAAGTGTGGAAATACCCATTTTGATGGCCCTTGTAAAGAATAGagtaaaaatacaaaattagtTCAAAGACAGATTCGAACCCACGAATTATAACCAAAGTTGGCTGCGCAGCTGAAGTGCTGCGCTGTTGAACCGTGACGAGGGAGAGAGGCGACTGTGCTGCTCTGCTGAACAGCGGCGAGGGAAAAAGgcagcgctggctgcgctgctgaaCCGCGGCGAGGGCAAGAGGCAGTGCTATGGTGCTGCTGAGGAGCAACAGAGGAGAGAGGCGGTGCTGGCTGAGAGGCGGCGCTGTTgagaggcggcgctggctgGCTGCCGAGCAGCAACAGAGGAGAGAAATGGCGCTGGTTGAGAGGCGGTGCTGTTGATAACAGCGGCAAGGGCGATTTCATTGGATGATTGCCCCCTGAGTCGTGAATTGGGGGTTTTCGAAACCCTCCATTTTCTTGGAGAACCCAGCGAGAGAGCTATTGAGGCAGAAGATATTGACCCATGATTCTAGAGTTGGGAGCGaccattttttagaaaat harbors:
- the LOC131007884 gene encoding extensin-like gives rise to the protein MPQTPKGGHGGAVPQRPPSPPKPSPALTQLSPARPTPFLKTQTLAASHPPPASLSHASLLSFPNSSPPPPLPPPSATTAQPTPTITTATLRHTPTAAAAAAAPSNTATHTHLRHHSPFASNHHQPPSPSPCTAAAARQPTSCRCPATTFSRPRPLPCSTAAAVFTAAAVSTAAQSLHGRRGHHSCLRPPPPMDNLTTYKRRRHLIVDEDEDQAPPSPPTSSSRPPASSIRPLPPPLATEGYPACL